In Nicotiana tabacum cultivar K326 chromosome 11, ASM71507v2, whole genome shotgun sequence, a single window of DNA contains:
- the LOC107785991 gene encoding uncharacterized protein LOC107785991 gives MLASHSFLFPAPSHSEPFSSPENGFIIKRKRRPAGTPDPDAQVVYLTAEMLMESDRYVCEICNLSFQREQNLQMHRRRHKVPWKLKKKEEEKNEMEQVKKRVYVCPEPSCVHHDPSHALGDLVGIKKHFRRKHSNYKQWVCQKCSKGYAVQSDYKAHIKTCGTRGHSCDCGRVFSRVETFIEHQDSCKAQGTTTTKECDVQKPKPAQCFSNYSNSRMPKNITHPNLELELFTSSNYNQNTYNHSSFLENEQTPQLNLSFGGQSDSNYYQVQHNEKAAALIIEDTTIQVSKLKSEAKEILKIAMEEKAMAAEKRQEAKCLIELANLEMAKAREIRQQLLGEYSTVQLLKDCAEMKIVGSQSHVKIITCNSCNKQFQVSKEAAVCREVFPGLTNYLSSSIYRR, from the exons ATGCTAGCCAGCCACTCTTTCTTGTTTCCAGCTCCTTCTCATTCTGAACCATTTTCTTCCccagaaaatggttttattatcaaaagaaaaagaagacctGCTGGTACTCCAG ATCCTGATGCACAAGTTGTATATCTCACTGCTGAGATGCTAATGGAATCCGATCGTTACGTTTGTGAAATTTGTAACCTTAGCTTTCAAAGAGAACAGAATCTTCAGATGCACCGGCGCCGCCATAAGGTTCCATGGAAGCTGAAGAAGAAG gaagaagagaagaatGAGATGGAGCAAGTAAAGAAGAGAGTATATGTGTGCCCAGAGCCAAGTTGTGTGCACCATGATCCAAGCCATGCACTAGGAGACCTTGTGGGAATCAAAAAACATTTCAGAAGGAAACATAGCAATTACAAACAATGGGTTTGTCAGAAATGCTCTAAAGGTTATGCTGTACAATCGGATTATAAAGCTCACATCAAAACTTGTGGTACTAGAGGCCATTCTTGTGACTGTGGTCGAGTTTTCTCCAG AGTTGAAACCTTTATTGAACATCAAGATTCATGCAAAGCACAAGGTACAACTACTACTAAAGAATGTGATGTGCAAAAACCAAAGCCAGCTCAATGTTTTTCAAACTACTCAAATTCAAGAATGCCTAAGAATATCACTCACCCTAATCTTGAACTTGAGCTTTTCACTTCTTCCAATTATAACCAAAACACATATAATCATTCTTCTTTCTTGGAAAATGAACAAACCCCACAATTAAATTTGTCATTTGGTGGTCAAAGTGATAGTAACTATTACCAAGTCCAACACAATGAGAAAGCAGCAGCTTTGATCATAGAAGACACAACAATACAAGTATCAAAACTAAAAAGTGAAGCAAAAGAAATCCTGAAAATAGCAATGGAAGAAAAGGCAATGGCTGCAGAGAAGAGACAAGAAGCAAAGTGTTTGATTGAATTAGCCAACCTAGAAATGGCAAAAGCAAGGGAAATTAGACAACAATTATTAGGTGAATACAGTACTGTTCAGCTCCTAAAAGACTGTGCAGAAATGAAGATTGTTGGTTCACAGTCACATGTGAAGATAATAACATGCAACTCTTGTAATAAACAGTTCCAAGTGTCAAAAGAGGCTGCAGTTTGTAGAGAGGTTTTTCCAGGTTTGACTAATTATTTGTCATCTTCCATTTACAGAAGGTGA